One Deinococcus grandis genomic region harbors:
- a CDS encoding cation transporter, with the protein MSDSRTDNDEHNLDASQAADRRILWLVLLINLGQSLAGAGVGLWASSTAVIGAALDNLADASVYGVSLYAVGRAATIKVRAARLSGWLLIGLAALLFVEVLRRFFGGEAPIGPAMMAMAAVNAALNLVCLHLLKRHQGEDVNFKASAIFTSNDSLVNLAIVLSGALVLWLDSNLPDLLLGLIVSAIAANGGREILSEAAEAAEHARPGT; encoded by the coding sequence ATGAGCGACTCCCGAACTGACAATGATGAACACAACCTCGACGCCAGCCAGGCCGCAGACCGCCGGATTCTGTGGCTGGTGCTCCTGATCAACCTTGGGCAATCTCTGGCTGGCGCGGGCGTGGGGCTCTGGGCCTCCTCGACGGCCGTGATTGGCGCGGCCCTCGACAATTTGGCCGACGCGTCCGTCTACGGTGTCAGTCTCTACGCGGTGGGCCGCGCCGCCACCATCAAGGTCCGCGCCGCCCGCCTGTCCGGCTGGCTGCTGATTGGCCTCGCGGCGCTGCTGTTCGTGGAAGTGCTGCGCCGATTCTTCGGGGGTGAGGCGCCCATTGGCCCCGCGATGATGGCCATGGCGGCCGTGAACGCAGCCCTGAATCTGGTCTGCCTGCACCTCCTGAAGCGCCATCAGGGTGAGGACGTGAACTTCAAAGCGTCGGCCATCTTTACCAGCAACGATTCGCTCGTGAACCTCGCCATCGTGCTGTCTGGAGCGCTGGTGCTGTGGCTGGATTCGAACCTCCCGGACCTCTTGCTCGGCCTGATCGTGTCGGCCATCGCGGCGAACGGGGGTCGGGAAATCCTGTCTGAGGCGGCCGAGGCCGCAGAACATGCGCGGCCCGGGACCTGA